From one Thalassobaculum sp. OXR-137 genomic stretch:
- the recF gene encoding DNA replication/repair protein RecF (All proteins in this family for which functions are known are DNA-binding proteins that assist the filamentation of RecA onto DNA for the initiation of recombination or recombinational repair.): MTGRVSVEGPILSEHSGAASTVRAPLRLAVNKLSLTRFRNHAATSLEVDRPVAVLTGANGSGKTNLLEAVSFLSPGRGMRRAKLSEIDRVGDAGPWAVSAAVEGKLGETRIGTGRDAGVEGERRLVRIDGAPARSQSALGDHLTISWLTPAMDRLFTESASGRRRFLDRLVYAFDGEHAGRVSGYEHAWRERNRLIRDGRREAAWYAALEETLAETGVAIAAARAALVARLNRICAATREPFPAAELALDGEIDRWLIGTPALEVEDRLRATLAAARFGPQEAEGPHRTDLAVTHVGKAMPAAQCSTGEQKALLVGIVLAHARLQAIDEYAAPILLLDEVAAHLDDRRRAALFEAVFDLGGQAWLTGTDVSTFAPIADRARLFDVADGKVRPADVVS; this comes from the coding sequence CGCGTGTCGGTCGAGGGTCCCATTCTCAGCGAACACAGCGGTGCCGCCTCCACCGTGAGAGCGCCGCTGCGGCTTGCCGTGAACAAGCTCAGCCTGACCCGGTTCCGCAACCACGCCGCGACGTCGCTCGAGGTCGACCGCCCCGTGGCGGTGCTGACCGGCGCCAACGGCTCGGGCAAGACCAACCTGCTGGAGGCGGTCTCCTTCCTCAGCCCCGGCCGCGGCATGCGCCGGGCGAAGCTGTCGGAGATCGACCGGGTCGGCGATGCCGGCCCCTGGGCGGTCTCGGCAGCGGTCGAGGGCAAGCTGGGCGAGACGCGGATCGGCACCGGCCGCGACGCCGGCGTCGAGGGCGAGCGCCGCCTCGTGCGCATCGACGGCGCGCCGGCGCGCAGCCAGTCGGCCCTGGGCGACCATCTCACGATTTCCTGGCTGACCCCGGCCATGGACCGGCTGTTCACCGAGAGCGCGTCGGGTCGCCGGCGCTTCCTCGACCGGCTGGTCTACGCCTTCGACGGCGAGCATGCCGGACGGGTGAGCGGCTACGAACACGCCTGGCGCGAGCGCAACCGACTGATCCGGGACGGACGGCGCGAAGCGGCCTGGTACGCCGCCCTGGAGGAGACCCTGGCCGAGACCGGCGTGGCGATCGCCGCCGCCCGCGCCGCCCTGGTCGCCCGGCTCAACCGGATTTGCGCCGCCACGCGGGAGCCGTTCCCGGCCGCCGAGCTGGCGCTGGACGGCGAGATCGACCGCTGGCTGATCGGGACCCCGGCCCTGGAGGTCGAGGACCGGCTGCGTGCGACCCTGGCCGCCGCCCGGTTCGGGCCGCAGGAGGCCGAAGGGCCGCACCGCACCGATCTGGCGGTCACCCATGTGGGCAAGGCCATGCCGGCCGCCCAATGCTCCACCGGGGAGCAGAAGGCGCTGCTGGTCGGCATCGTGCTCGCCCATGCGCGGCTGCAGGCGATCGACGAGTACGCCGCGCCGATCCTGCTGCTGGACGAGGTCGCCGCCCATCTGGACGACCGCCGCCGCGCCGCCCTGTTCGAGGCCGTGTTCGACCTCGGCGGTCAGGCGTGGCTGACCGGCACCGATGTTTCCACCTTCGCGCCGATCGCCGATCGCGCGCGCTTGTTCGACGTCGCCGACGGCAAGGTCCGGCCGGCCGACGTCGTGTCCTAA